A part of Lacibacter sp. H407 genomic DNA contains:
- a CDS encoding protein-disulfide reductase DsbD domain-containing protein, protein MEKFFSAVILLFVSVAAFAQSGTKVKWDYTVKKIGDKKYEVRMIANIQPGWHLYSQIQSADAIALPTTINFAKNPLLVVSGKPKEIGKVTDAFDKATQSRSRFYSNKVEFVQVVTVKSTVKTSLTGDVEFMVCDDKQCLPPDKAKFSVKLEG, encoded by the coding sequence ATGGAAAAATTCTTTAGTGCAGTCATCTTATTATTTGTTTCGGTTGCTGCTTTTGCACAAAGCGGAACAAAAGTAAAATGGGACTACACCGTTAAAAAGATCGGCGATAAGAAATATGAGGTGCGAATGATCGCCAATATTCAACCCGGCTGGCATTTGTATAGCCAAATCCAAAGTGCTGATGCCATTGCTTTACCTACCACCATCAATTTTGCCAAAAATCCATTGCTGGTAGTAAGCGGTAAACCCAAAGAAATCGGGAAGGTTACCGATGCATTTGATAAAGCCACTCAATCACGCTCACGCTTTTATTCAAATAAAGTAGAATTTGTACAGGTAGTTACTGTAAAGTCAACTGTAAAAACTTCGCTCACCGGTGATGTTGAATTTATGGTGTGTGATGATAAGCAGTGTTTGCCTCCCGATAAAGCAAAATTCAGCGTTAAGTTAGAAGGATAA
- a CDS encoding ABC transporter ATP-binding protein, which translates to MSILQVQDLKKTYGKIQALKGVSFEIPQGAVFGILGPNGSGKTTMLSIILDVLNADSGTYSWFEKPASPDLRKHIGSLLETPNFYHYLSAVNNLKITNSISGRGDAAAIDAVLQKVKLFERRNSKFSSYSLGMKQRLAIAAALLGDPQILVLDEPTNGLDPVGIMEIRELIIELSKKGHTIIMASHLLDEVEKVCTHVAILKTGTLVTSGSVEDVLVDEDVVELGAVDMEQLKTILSNYPGKTATTVNAQTIQLHFPKGTASAEEVNRYCFNNGIALQYLSIKKKRLEERFFELTNN; encoded by the coding sequence ATGAGCATATTACAGGTTCAGGATCTCAAAAAAACGTACGGAAAAATACAGGCGCTGAAAGGCGTGTCGTTTGAGATACCGCAAGGCGCTGTATTTGGAATTCTCGGCCCCAATGGAAGTGGTAAAACAACCATGCTAAGCATTATCCTCGATGTATTGAATGCAGACAGTGGTACATACTCCTGGTTTGAAAAGCCGGCATCACCGGATCTTCGTAAGCATATTGGTTCATTGCTTGAAACGCCGAATTTTTATCATTACTTATCGGCTGTAAATAATTTGAAGATCACCAACAGCATTAGTGGCCGTGGCGATGCAGCTGCAATTGATGCGGTATTGCAGAAGGTGAAATTGTTTGAGCGACGTAATAGTAAGTTCAGCAGTTACAGTTTGGGTATGAAACAACGGTTAGCTATAGCCGCAGCTTTGTTAGGAGACCCGCAGATATTGGTGCTTGATGAACCTACAAACGGACTTGACCCTGTTGGTATCATGGAAATTCGTGAGCTGATCATTGAACTAAGTAAGAAAGGTCATACCATTATTATGGCCAGTCACTTACTCGATGAAGTGGAAAAAGTTTGTACGCATGTTGCTATTTTAAAAACAGGCACATTGGTTACTTCAGGTTCGGTAGAAGATGTATTAGTGGATGAAGATGTGGTGGAATTAGGTGCAGTAGACATGGAGCAATTAAAAACAATCCTCAGCAACTATCCCGGTAAAACTGCAACTACCGTTAATGCACAAACAATACAATTGCATTTTCCGAAAGGTACTGCCAGTGCCGAAGAAGTAAATCGTTATTGTTTCAATAACGGTATTGCATTGCAATATCTCTCCATTAAGAAAAAGCGATTGGAAGAACGATTCTTTGAACTCACCAATAATTAA
- a CDS encoding DJ-1/PfpI family protein: MQYKVAIFLFNEVEVLDFAGPFEVFSVAGLRTLPEVPFDVFTVAQFESIEARNHLTVKPTYTLANAPKADIILIPGGGGRHADGTPFGSRREMNNPVVLDWVKEQAAEAKLVLSVCTGSLILGKAGLLEGLEATTHFKAIDGLKEISDQIHVKENVRFVDNGTVITSAGISAGIDMSLYTVGKLFGKDVADETAKYMQYDYWS, from the coding sequence ATGCAATACAAAGTCGCAATTTTTCTTTTTAACGAAGTTGAGGTACTTGATTTCGCAGGACCGTTTGAGGTATTCAGTGTAGCAGGTTTAAGAACATTGCCTGAAGTACCTTTTGATGTTTTCACCGTTGCACAGTTTGAAAGCATCGAAGCAAGAAATCATTTAACCGTCAAGCCAACGTATACATTGGCAAATGCACCTAAAGCTGATATCATACTTATTCCCGGTGGTGGAGGGCGACATGCAGATGGAACTCCGTTTGGCAGCAGAAGAGAAATGAACAATCCCGTTGTACTCGATTGGGTAAAAGAACAAGCGGCCGAGGCGAAGTTGGTGTTAAGTGTTTGTACCGGTTCGCTCATTTTAGGTAAGGCTGGATTACTTGAGGGACTGGAAGCAACCACACACTTCAAAGCGATTGATGGACTAAAAGAGATCTCCGATCAAATTCATGTAAAAGAAAATGTGCGGTTTGTTGATAATGGAACAGTCATTACATCAGCAGGTATTTCTGCAGGCATCGATATGAGTTTGTACACCGTTGGTAAACTCTTTGGCAAAGATGTAGCAGATGAAACAGCGAAGTATATGCAGTATGATTACTGGAGTTGA
- a CDS encoding anti-sigma factor, translated as MDLSCIIQSGDLELYVLGMLPPEEASKVETLAQLFPEIQQELDAIASTFEAGAMQMAVTPSSSVKDKLMASLPAKSGVVAIPEANGSPAKVVEMKPVAEQRSSFSKLAIAASWGLFLLAGAFAVYLYNGNQQLKTDVATLQQNATTSEQQVAELNKKVSSYELYRQLKSDPSLTSVALASVKPEVKQQAEVFWNKTTGELFIDPSSLPPAPKGKQYQLWFLIDGQPTDAGMISLTDVASIQKMKQTKPGAQMFAITLEDEGGKPTPDLSALVVAGKVS; from the coding sequence GTGGATTTAAGTTGTATCATACAATCCGGTGACCTGGAACTTTATGTTCTTGGTATGCTTCCTCCCGAAGAGGCGAGCAAAGTGGAAACACTTGCCCAATTGTTCCCCGAAATTCAGCAAGAACTGGATGCGATCGCTTCAACATTTGAAGCAGGCGCTATGCAAATGGCCGTTACCCCATCTTCTTCTGTTAAAGACAAATTAATGGCATCGCTTCCTGCAAAATCAGGAGTTGTTGCTATACCGGAAGCAAATGGTTCCCCGGCAAAAGTGGTAGAGATGAAACCTGTTGCTGAACAACGTTCTTCTTTCAGCAAGTTGGCAATTGCTGCTTCATGGGGCTTGTTCCTCCTGGCCGGTGCTTTTGCAGTGTACCTGTATAATGGTAACCAGCAATTGAAAACTGATGTAGCTACGTTGCAACAAAACGCAACGACCTCTGAACAGCAAGTGGCTGAACTCAATAAAAAAGTTTCTTCTTACGAATTATACCGCCAGTTGAAATCTGATCCTTCGCTGACTTCTGTTGCGTTGGCTTCCGTAAAGCCCGAAGTAAAGCAACAGGCTGAAGTATTCTGGAATAAAACAACGGGCGAGTTATTTATCGATCCTTCTTCATTACCACCCGCACCAAAAGGGAAACAGTACCAGCTTTGGTTCCTCATTGATGGACAACCAACCGATGCCGGTATGATCAGTTTAACTGATGTAGCTTCTATTCAAAAAATGAAGCAGACCAAGCCGGGAGCACAGATGTTCGCTATTACGCTTGAAGACGAAGGTGGTAAACCTACTCCTGACCTGAGCGCATTGGTTGTAGCCGGAAAAGTGAGCTGA
- a CDS encoding ABC transporter permease — MLHLFRTEWLKLKNYPGFWWIMAITVLSYPGINGMFYFIYKQNTANSKSAAQMLKMLIGNPFEFPEVFRTTAFASSMFVVIPAILVIMLITNEYTYKTNRQNVIDGWSRNEFLIAKFLNVVIISLIVIALYLIVTLSIGFSTTGADVKDKFQLAHYAALFSLQTFAQLSFAFLLGLLIKRAFIALGVFIFYKIIIENIGAELLNKYVHADTGRFLPTESSDLLTPVPAFLGRLDPKVYEHALSLINQQVFITIAYLFIFWGLVFWIYKKRDL; from the coding sequence ATGCTTCATTTATTCAGAACAGAGTGGCTTAAATTAAAGAACTATCCTGGCTTTTGGTGGATCATGGCCATTACAGTATTGTCGTATCCCGGCATTAATGGCATGTTTTATTTCATTTACAAACAAAATACTGCTAATTCAAAAAGCGCAGCACAAATGCTGAAGATGCTCATCGGTAATCCATTTGAATTTCCGGAAGTATTTCGTACAACTGCTTTTGCTTCTTCAATGTTTGTTGTAATACCAGCCATTCTTGTGATCATGCTTATCACCAACGAGTATACGTACAAAACAAACCGCCAGAATGTAATTGATGGCTGGAGCAGGAACGAGTTTCTGATCGCAAAATTTTTGAACGTTGTTATTATTTCACTCATTGTAATTGCACTTTACCTCATCGTTACACTCTCAATAGGCTTCAGCACAACCGGTGCTGATGTAAAAGATAAATTCCAGCTGGCACATTACGCAGCCCTTTTTAGTCTGCAAACCTTTGCTCAATTGTCATTTGCATTTCTGTTGGGGCTTCTTATAAAAAGAGCATTCATTGCACTGGGGGTATTTATTTTTTATAAGATCATTATTGAAAATATTGGGGCTGAGTTGCTCAACAAATATGTACATGCAGATACCGGTCGTTTTTTACCTACTGAGTCATCAGATCTTTTAACACCTGTACCTGCTTTTCTCGGCAGGCTCGATCCGAAAGTATATGAACATGCGCTCAGTCTCATCAATCAGCAGGTGTTTATCACCATTGCATATCTGTTTATATTTTGGGGATTGGTTTTCTGGATCTATAAAAAGCGTGACCTTTGA
- a CDS encoding 3-hydroxyacyl-CoA dehydrogenase/enoyl-CoA hydratase family protein, giving the protein MKRTIKKVAVLGSGVMGSRIACHFAGVGLQTILLDMVPKGFEESAKPAERNKLVNDALAAAIKSNPSPVYTKDVVKKITTGNFTDNMKDIASCDWVIEVVVERLDIKQLIFEQVEKYRKPGTLITSNTSGIPISMMAEGRSDDFKKHFCGTHFFNPPRYLRLLEIIPTKYTDQSVVDFLMNYGDLYLGKTTVLCKDTPAFIANRVGVFGMMSIMNLMDKMKLTIDEIEALTGPIIGRPKSATFRTGDVVGLDTLVKVAKGVAENCPNDEAKEIFAIPSWLNKMIENNWLGDKTGQGFFKKNKGAGGEKEILTLNLQTMEYGPRVKPKFASVEAAKPIDDLKTRLKMLCSSTDKAGEFYKQFHYSLFSYISHRIPEISDELYRVDDAMMAGFGWEIGAFESWDVLGVAKTVDAMKAAGYKVAAWVDEMIASGATSFYKVENNKRVCYDPASKSYKVIPGGDAFIVMKNFENQTVWKNASCRTYHLGDDVLGLEWNTKMGSIGGEVLEGIQKSIALAEDKYKGLVIANDAAQFSAGANVGMIFMLAIEQEYDELDMAIRMFQNTMMRARYSYIPVVVAPHGLTLGGACELSLHSDKVCAAAETYIGLVELGVGLIPGGGGTKEFVLRAADEMHEDEPETITLKNRFLSIATAKVATSAKEGFEMGVFRKGLDEVVMNQGRRIAEAKKSVIEIYDSGYVAPTQRSDVKVLGRSALGALLAGINGMKTAGYATEHDSVVAKKLAYVMCGGDLSEPTLVTEQYLLDLEREAFLSLCGEKKSLERIQSVLKGGKPVRN; this is encoded by the coding sequence ATGAAACGTACAATTAAGAAAGTCGCTGTTCTTGGCAGCGGCGTCATGGGCTCCAGAATAGCCTGTCACTTTGCAGGTGTTGGTTTACAAACGATCTTATTAGATATGGTGCCGAAGGGTTTTGAAGAAAGTGCCAAGCCTGCCGAACGAAATAAATTGGTGAACGATGCTTTAGCTGCGGCTATCAAAAGCAATCCATCGCCTGTTTATACAAAAGATGTGGTGAAGAAAATTACAACGGGCAACTTCACCGATAACATGAAAGACATAGCTTCCTGCGATTGGGTGATTGAAGTTGTAGTTGAACGTCTCGACATCAAGCAACTCATTTTTGAACAGGTAGAAAAATATCGTAAGCCCGGTACACTCATCACTTCCAATACTTCCGGTATTCCTATCAGCATGATGGCCGAAGGAAGAAGTGATGATTTCAAAAAACATTTCTGCGGCACGCACTTCTTTAATCCGCCACGCTATCTGCGTTTGCTTGAGATTATTCCAACAAAATATACCGATCAATCAGTAGTTGATTTCTTAATGAACTATGGCGATCTCTATCTCGGCAAAACAACGGTGTTGTGTAAAGACACACCTGCATTCATCGCCAACCGTGTTGGTGTGTTTGGGATGATGTCGATTATGAATTTGATGGATAAAATGAAGTTGACCATTGATGAGATCGAAGCATTAACAGGTCCAATCATTGGCCGACCGAAATCTGCAACCTTCCGCACAGGCGATGTTGTTGGTTTAGATACATTGGTGAAGGTAGCAAAGGGTGTTGCAGAGAATTGTCCCAATGATGAAGCAAAAGAAATTTTTGCCATTCCTTCCTGGTTAAATAAAATGATCGAGAATAACTGGCTGGGAGATAAGACCGGTCAGGGTTTCTTTAAGAAGAATAAAGGTGCAGGCGGTGAGAAAGAAATTCTTACACTTAACCTGCAAACAATGGAGTATGGTCCACGTGTAAAACCAAAGTTTGCAAGTGTGGAAGCTGCAAAGCCGATCGATGATCTCAAAACGAGATTAAAAATGTTGTGCAGCAGTACCGATAAAGCCGGTGAGTTTTACAAGCAGTTTCATTATAGTTTGTTCTCTTATATCTCGCATCGTATTCCGGAGATCAGTGATGAGTTGTATCGTGTAGATGATGCAATGATGGCGGGCTTTGGTTGGGAAATCGGTGCATTTGAAAGTTGGGATGTGTTAGGTGTTGCAAAAACTGTTGATGCCATGAAAGCTGCCGGTTATAAAGTAGCAGCTTGGGTGGATGAGATGATTGCAAGCGGTGCAACAAGTTTTTACAAAGTTGAAAACAACAAACGTGTTTGTTACGATCCTGCAAGTAAATCATACAAAGTAATTCCGGGTGGCGATGCATTTATTGTGATGAAGAATTTCGAGAATCAGACTGTTTGGAAAAATGCAAGCTGCAGAACCTATCATTTAGGTGATGATGTGTTGGGCCTGGAATGGAATACCAAAATGGGCAGCATTGGTGGCGAAGTATTGGAAGGTATTCAGAAGTCCATTGCATTAGCAGAAGACAAATACAAAGGTTTGGTGATAGCGAATGACGCTGCACAATTCAGTGCCGGTGCCAATGTGGGTATGATCTTTATGCTGGCCATTGAACAGGAATATGATGAACTGGATATGGCTATTCGTATGTTCCAGAATACCATGATGCGTGCCCGCTATTCTTATATTCCGGTAGTAGTAGCGCCACATGGTTTAACATTAGGCGGTGCATGTGAATTGAGTTTACATAGTGATAAAGTTTGTGCAGCTGCAGAAACCTATATCGGGCTTGTTGAATTAGGTGTTGGCTTGATTCCTGGCGGCGGTGGCACCAAAGAATTTGTTTTACGTGCAGCTGATGAAATGCACGAAGATGAACCTGAAACCATCACACTAAAAAATCGTTTCTTATCCATCGCCACAGCAAAGGTGGCAACCTCAGCGAAAGAAGGTTTTGAAATGGGTGTGTTCCGCAAAGGACTGGATGAAGTGGTGATGAATCAAGGTCGCAGAATTGCAGAAGCAAAAAAATCGGTGATTGAAATTTATGATAGTGGTTATGTTGCTCCAACGCAACGCAGCGATGTAAAAGTATTGGGTCGGTCTGCTCTTGGGGCTTTGCTTGCCGGTATCAACGGAATGAAAACAGCAGGTTACGCAACAGAACATGATTCTGTTGTTGCGAAGAAACTTGCTTACGTAATGTGCGGAGGTGATTTAAGTGAACCGACTTTGGTGACTGAACAATACTTACTCGATTTAGAACGTGAAGCTTTCTTATCACTTTGCGGTGAAAAGAAATCGCTGGAACGCATACAGAGTGTGTTGAAAGGTGGGAAGCCGGTGAGGAATTAA
- the purQ gene encoding phosphoribosylformylglycinamidine synthase subunit PurQ: MKFGIVVFPGSNCDRDMQDSLQNDMNQEVVMLWHKDKNLSMFSTDDCIVLPGGFSYGDYLRCGAIARFSPMMESVIAFANKGGKVLGVCNGFQILCESHLLPGALLRNANQKFICKNIYLDGVGGTALKIPIAHGEGRYFADEKTLDELEANGQVIYRYCDENGLITAEANPNGAIRNIAGIVNKDGNVFGMMPHPERATSSILGNTDGRKILNALLINAAVAI, translated from the coding sequence GTGAAATTTGGTATCGTTGTTTTCCCCGGCAGTAATTGCGACAGAGACATGCAGGATTCCCTGCAAAATGATATGAATCAGGAAGTGGTTATGCTATGGCATAAAGACAAAAACCTGAGCATGTTTTCAACCGACGATTGTATTGTATTGCCCGGCGGATTTTCGTATGGCGATTACCTGCGTTGCGGTGCCATTGCCCGTTTCAGCCCCATGATGGAAAGTGTGATCGCTTTTGCAAACAAAGGTGGTAAGGTGCTGGGAGTGTGTAATGGTTTCCAGATTTTGTGCGAAAGTCACCTCCTTCCCGGAGCGTTGCTGCGGAATGCCAATCAGAAGTTTATTTGTAAAAATATTTACCTGGATGGGGTAGGCGGCACGGCGCTGAAAATTCCGATTGCTCATGGGGAAGGGCGTTATTTTGCCGACGAAAAAACGTTGGACGAGCTGGAAGCAAATGGCCAGGTGATCTATCGTTATTGCGATGAGAACGGCTTGATCACTGCAGAAGCCAATCCAAATGGCGCCATCCGTAATATTGCCGGTATTGTAAACAAAGATGGTAATGTATTTGGTATGATGCCGCATCCGGAAAGGGCTACCAGTTCCATTCTTGGCAATACAGACGGACGTAAAATTCTCAATGCTTTGTTAATCAATGCGGCTGTAGCAATCTGA
- a CDS encoding TIGR01777 family oxidoreductase: protein MATICITGGTGLIGKALTKYLSAKGHAIIILSRSGKANSNNSVTYKQWDPAKGTIDKDAIAQSDFIFHLAGAGVADKRWTKERKEEIRKSRVDGSALLVKALTEIPNNVKAVICASGIGWYGPDTGKPFTETDSAYADFLGSTCSDWENSIEPVTALEKRLVKLRTGIVLSNDGGAFVEFKKTLKFGLASVLGSGKQIVSWIHIHDLIRLYEYAMDNNKLNGVFNAVAPNPVSNKDLTVAIAKKMRGKAFITLPVPSFVLQLVLGEMSIEVLKSATVSATKIQHSGFQFSYPTIEAAINELVA from the coding sequence ATGGCAACTATTTGTATAACGGGCGGCACAGGTTTAATTGGAAAGGCACTTACTAAGTATTTATCAGCCAAAGGTCATGCCATTATCATTCTCAGCCGTTCAGGCAAAGCAAATTCTAACAATTCTGTTACATATAAACAATGGGATCCTGCAAAAGGAACCATTGACAAGGATGCCATTGCACAAAGCGACTTTATTTTCCATCTTGCCGGTGCTGGCGTTGCTGATAAACGCTGGACCAAAGAGCGAAAAGAGGAAATCAGAAAAAGCCGGGTTGATGGCAGTGCTCTACTTGTAAAAGCATTAACTGAAATACCTAACAATGTAAAAGCTGTTATCTGTGCTTCAGGCATTGGCTGGTATGGACCGGATACAGGAAAGCCGTTTACAGAAACTGATAGTGCCTACGCTGATTTTCTCGGCAGCACCTGTTCCGACTGGGAAAACAGTATTGAACCGGTAACTGCATTAGAAAAACGACTGGTGAAACTCCGCACAGGAATTGTATTGAGTAATGATGGCGGTGCGTTCGTTGAATTTAAAAAAACGCTCAAGTTTGGATTAGCCTCTGTTTTAGGAAGCGGTAAACAGATCGTTAGTTGGATACATATTCATGATTTGATCCGTTTGTATGAATATGCAATGGATAATAATAAACTGAACGGTGTTTTTAATGCAGTGGCGCCCAACCCCGTTTCCAATAAAGACCTTACTGTTGCAATTGCAAAAAAAATGAGAGGTAAGGCATTTATTACACTCCCGGTTCCTTCGTTTGTATTACAGTTGGTACTGGGTGAAATGAGTATTGAAGTATTGAAAAGTGCAACCGTGAGTGCAACAAAAATTCAGCATTCCGGTTTTCAGTTTTCGTACCCAACAATTGAAGCGGCAATAAATGAATTAGTTGCTTAA
- a CDS encoding RNA polymerase sigma factor, whose product MFTAATYNETDLVTRLNNGDQQAMSELYDRFSGAILGVIMKIITDQATAEDVLQETMLKIWNNIGSFDTSKGRLFTWMINIARNQSIDKTRSKNFKNSSQNSSLEDSVYVSETVPSAGASIDTMDVQNWLLHLPEENRQLMRLAYFMGYTQEEISKELNMPLGTVKTKIRNSLIVLRKKLNVT is encoded by the coding sequence TTGTTTACTGCCGCAACATATAATGAAACAGATCTGGTAACCCGTTTGAATAACGGGGATCAGCAGGCGATGTCTGAACTCTATGATCGTTTTTCAGGTGCCATCCTTGGTGTCATCATGAAAATCATCACCGATCAGGCTACTGCTGAAGATGTATTGCAGGAAACAATGCTCAAGATCTGGAACAATATCGGCAGCTTCGATACATCAAAAGGCAGGCTTTTCACGTGGATGATCAATATTGCCCGTAACCAGTCGATTGATAAAACACGCTCCAAAAATTTTAAGAACAGTTCGCAAAACTCTTCTTTAGAAGATTCCGTATATGTTAGCGAAACCGTTCCTTCAGCAGGAGCAAGTATTGATACAATGGATGTTCAAAACTGGCTATTACATCTGCCCGAAGAAAACCGACAGTTAATGCGTTTGGCTTATTTCATGGGTTATACCCAGGAAGAGATAAGCAAAGAATTAAATATGCCGTTGGGAACAGTAAAAACCAAAATCAGGAATAGTTTAATTGTATTACGTAAAAAACTAAATGTAACCTGA
- a CDS encoding peptidase M10: MALAQLIQSSSQLIIHSHFYIYGDAATEMLTKQICNDISQHWNEPKANILYKNDWYKLSFDIKAVYQPQLKPEDVWYNTDPKLFFFRIEEYSPLDISFVDGIGSNTGYFKLANLLQTSTTAAHEYGHMIGLHHPKELDVREHSAPGIMYPRGTLCDPHFQYDPAATPGQKGGTLDPKHRKVLEEDIQQLKLHKLDFDEAGFAVLGDFTSIYHAHYLPKE; encoded by the coding sequence ATGGCACTTGCACAACTTATACAATCCTCCAGTCAACTCATCATTCATTCTCATTTCTACATTTATGGAGATGCGGCTACAGAAATGTTGACGAAGCAGATCTGCAATGATATTTCGCAGCATTGGAACGAACCAAAAGCAAATATTCTTTACAAGAACGACTGGTATAAATTAAGCTTCGATATTAAAGCAGTGTATCAACCACAACTGAAACCGGAAGACGTGTGGTACAATACCGATCCTAAATTATTCTTCTTCCGCATCGAAGAGTATTCGCCATTAGATATTTCATTTGTAGATGGCATCGGTAGCAACACCGGTTATTTCAAACTGGCTAATCTCTTACAAACATCAACTACTGCGGCACATGAATACGGACATATGATCGGTTTGCATCATCCCAAAGAATTGGATGTTCGTGAGCATTCAGCGCCAGGTATCATGTACCCACGTGGCACCTTGTGCGATCCGCATTTTCAATACGATCCTGCAGCTACTCCGGGACAAAAGGGCGGCACATTAGATCCTAAACACCGGAAAGTATTGGAAGAAGATATTCAACAACTCAAACTCCATAAACTGGATTTTGATGAAGCAGGCTTTGCCGTTCTTGGAGATTTTACAAGTATTTATCACGCACATTACCTGCCAAAAGAATAA